AACGCCTCGAAGGCGCGCTCCGTATGATCACGGGTGGGCGCCGGCTCGACGACTGTCGTCCGGCCGGCGGCATGAAGACCGGCGAGCAGCACGGCGCTCTTCACCTGCGCGCTCGGCACGTCGGGCGAGTGGGTGATGGCGCGCAGGCGCGCGCCGTCGATGGTCAGCGGCGGACGGCCGTCGTTCGCGGCAATGCGCGCCCCCATGCGCTCGAGTGGTTCGATGACCCGCCGCATCGGCCGGCGGGACAGCGACGCGTCGCCGCCGATTACAGATCGGAAATCATGGGCCGCCAGCAGCCCGGAGAGCAAGCGCATCGAGGTGCCGGAGTTGGCCGCATCGAGCGGCGCCGCCGGCCGCTGCAGTCCGCCCAGGCCCCGGCCGTGGATGGTAAGCGCGCTTCCGCGATCGACGCGCACCCCCAGCCCTTCGAGGCACGCCAGCGTCGCCGCGCAGTCGGCGCCGGGTGCATAACCGTGCAATCGCGAGACGCCATCGGCGATGCCGGCCAGCATCGCGTAGCGGTGGGAGATGGATTTATCGCCGGGTACTCGCAGCCGCCCCGCGACGCGGGAGACGCGAGGGATCACAGCGGATCCGGACAACGGGGTCATCAGGCGACTATTGTATTATCCTAACCCTTCCATGACAGTGCATGGCGGCCTCGTCCGGCTGCAGATCCCGAGCCTCTTCGACATGCTGGACCTGGTGCAGGTCCTCAGCGATCGCATGGGGCACATGGCCGCCTTCGACGACGACTCGATCCACTGGATCGGCGTCGCGGTCCGCGAATCGGTGATCAACGCCATCAAGCACGGCAATCGCGAGCATCCCGCCAAGCACGTCATCATCGAATTCGCCTTTACCCCCGTCGACGACCCCACCGAGCTCGTGGTCAGCGTCACCGACCAGGGCGAGGGCTTCGAGCCCGGAGCGGTCGCCGATCCGCTGGCGCCGGAGAACATCCTCAAGTCGAGCGGCCGCGGCATCTTTTTCATGCGCAGCTTCATGGACGACGTGCAGCTCAATCGGGCGCCGGCGGGCGGCATGGAAGTGCGCATGGTGAAGAAGCTGGCGGCCAGTGGCTGAATCGATTCCCCCGGTCTTCCTCGCCACCGCGATCCAGGCGGTCATCAAGGCCGGCGCGATGCAGCTGGCCGGCATCGATGATCTGCACGTCGAGAAGAAGGGGGCGATCGACCTGGTCACGCAGGTGGATCGCGAGGTCGAGCAGATGTTCCGCGCGCTGATCGCGGAACGCTTCCCCGATCACGTCGTCCTCGCCGAGGAGTTCGAGCTGCGGGGGGATCGGCACACGCAGGCCGAGTACTGCTGGGTGTTCGATCCGGTCGACGGCACCACCAACTACGCGCACGGTCTGCCGATTTTCTGCTGCGCCTGCTCGCTCGAGCGCCACGGCCAGCCGATTGTCGCGGCGATCTACGACCCGAACCGGCGCGAGCTGTTCACCGCCGAACGCGGGCGCGGCGCCTGGCTCAACGGCGCTCCGATGCGCGTCTCCGCCGCCGCCGGTACCCTGATCGACTCGCTGCTCTGCACCGGCTTCCATTACGACATCCACCAGGAAGGGGAATACGTCCTCGGGCTGTTCGGCGATTTCATCAAGAAGGCGCGGGCGGTCCGGCGTCTGGGGTCGGCGGCGATCGATCTCGCCTATGTCGCCGCGGGCCGCTTCGACGGCTTCTGGGAAGTCCGCCTGAACCCGTGGGACATCTCCGCCGGCGCGCTGCTCATCGAGGAGGCCGGCGGCCGGGTCAGCGGGCTGGCGGGAGAACCCTTCGACTCGCGCCGCGGAGAGATCCTGGCCTCGAACGGCCGGATCCACGACGTCATGCTCGACGTCATCCGTTCACGAAAGCGGACGGCCTGACCTGTTCCTTAGACAGTCGATCCGCCGCAAACCCGCGGAAAACACGCGATTTTCGCCGGCCGGGGTGGCATTCAACATGCTCAGGCCCGTGCCGGGAGGCAGCATCGTCATGAAGAAGGCCCTCATTGCTCTCGTCATCCTGCTCGCGCCGGCGGCGGCCAGCGCCCAGATCCGCCAGATCAGCACGTCCTCCGCGTCGGATGCGCCGTCGACCGTGAACTTCACCATCGGCTACTTCGCGTTGAAGGGGCTCGAGTCGCGCGTGACCGACGACGTGCTGCTCAACAATCTGCAGAACGCGCATCCGCTGCTGTTCGAGGTGAAGGACTTCAACAGCGCGACCTTCGGCGTCGAGTACCTGCTGGGGGTGGGGTCGAACTTCGAGGCCGGCGTGAGCGTCGGCTACGCGCAGCGGACGGTTCCCACGATCTACGAGGATCTCGTGCGTCCCGGCCAGGTGGAGATCGAGCAGGAGCTGAAGCTGCGGCAGATCCCGGTGACGTTCACCGGGCGCGTCCTGCTCCTGCCGCGCGGCAGTTCGGTCGAACCGTACGTCGGCGCGGGACTGGTCGCGATCCGCTATCGCTACAGCGAGGTCGGCGACTTCGTGGACACCAACAACGACATCTTCCCGGCACGCTACGTCGCCGAAGGGGTCGCCGTCGGCCCGACGGTGTTCGGCGGGCTTCGCGGCGTGGTGAACAACTACACCGTCGGCGGGGAAGTGCGCTGGCAGAAGGCCGAGGGCAAGGGTCTGTTCGAGGAGGGATTCCTCGGCGATCGGCTGGATCTCGGCGGCTGGAACGTCAACTTCACCTTCGGGGTGCGGTTCTAATCGAAGGAGTCGAAGGAGGCGAAGGAGGCGAAGGAGCCTCGCTTCGCTTGTCGAAGATTCGAAGGTCGAAGGTCGAAGGGTCGAAGGTCGAAGAGGATTTTCGGGAAACGCTCTTCGGGTGACCTTCGACCTTCGCCTCTTCGACCTTCGACCTTCGAATCTTCGATCACCAACTGGGTCACCTTCGAGCTCCTTCGACCCCTTCGCCTCCCTCGAAGCTTCGATTCAGACGGTCACCGCGCCGACCTTCGAAGCTTCGATTCAGACGGTCACCGCCCCCGCCGATACAGCGCCACGCCGCCGCCTTCCGCGACGCGGTGATAACCGCGAAGAAAGGCGGCGTCGTGTCTGGCCTGCCAGTCGAGTGCGTCCCCCCCTTCGGCGCGTTCTTCGATCGCGATCCATTCGGCGACCGGTGCGGGATGGGCGACGGCGAACTTCCAGATCTCGCCGTTGCCCTCGTGCAGGAAATCACGGATGCCGAAGCCGGCCGCTGACAGGTCGTGCATGTAGTGGGCGAGCGATCCCATGCTCATGAGAATCGGCTGGCCGTCCCAGTGCGCGGTCAGGTACCTCGTCACCGCGCGCCGGCCGGCGAGGTTCGGCGCCTCGCGCTGCGCTTCCACGACGACCGGTGCCTGTGGATCGAACGGCGGGACCTGCCACAGCGACAGCGCGACGGCGACGAGGCCGGCCGCCGGCTGGATCCGCCGCGGCAGCAGCGCGACGCCCGCGCCGACGAGCGCGGCGCAGGCCGCGACCAGCGGAACCGCGTAGCGGATCCGCTCGGGATGCCCCTGAGCGTAGGCGTAGAGCGGAAGCGCAGCAGACGCGCCCAGCGCCACCAGGACGATCAACGAAGCCTCCCGGCCGCTCCGGCCTCTTGGCCGGAGACCGAAGGAGACCGCCACGATCGCGGCGGCGGATACCACCGCCAGCCACGGCACCGCCGGCCCCGCGAGTCGCACGAGGCCTTCCCAGATCTGCGTCCACGCCAGCCAGGGATCGCCGAGCGCCGGGTTCTCCGGGACGTAGAAACCGCCGGAGACGAAGAACGCGCCGACGGTGACTTTGCTGTTGACGAGAAACGCCGCCAGCGCCCAGATCGGCCACAGCGCCAGCCCCCGCACCGCGCGAAACGCGGCGCCGAGCGAGAATCCCCGCCGCAGCAGCACGACGAACGCCAGCCCGATCGCCGCCGCGACGATGGGAAACGCTTCGTACCGCGTCATCACCGCCGCAACGCACGCCCAGCCTGCCGCGCGCGTAGATCCAGGCGCGCCAGTCCCGCCGAAGCCCGTCTCTGATGCCGCGGGCGACGGCGGGCCGCCAAGCGACACGCACCACTCGGCGATCAGTGAGACCGCCAGAAAGGTGGTGCCGAACAACAAGGGCTCCGTCATCGGCGTGCTCTGCAGGTACAGCACGTTCGGATTGATCATCAGCAGCGCCGCCGCGACCGCGCCGCCGATCCACGATCCGGTCGCGCCGCCGATCAGGCGCGCGATCGCCCACGCCGCGAGCGCCGTCGACGCGACGGAGATCGCGATCCCCGAGTAGCCGGTGCGGTACAGCCAATCGGATTGAACCGGGATCGCGTTGAGCAGGTGCGGAAGCGGCAGCCACACCGCGCCGACCTGCTGCCATCCCGGCGTGAGACTGTCGAAGACGCGGCGGGCGACGACGAGATGCGCCCGCGCGTCGTAGTGCGCGAGGGCGAGGCCGAGCTGTGTGTAGTGGACGGCGGCAGCGGTCCCGAACACAGCCGCGATCGCCGCGATCGCCAGAGGAGCGCGGTGCAAACGTCACATAGTCTACACTTCAGAACGGATGAAGAGTTTTCTCGCCTGGATTCAGGCCTTCGCGCTGTCATGGGGCGGACCGGGACTGCTGCTGATCGGATTCCTCGACTCGTCGTTCCTGTCGCTTCCGGAAGTCAACGACCTCCTCGTCGTCTACATGGTGACGCAGCACAAGCACCTGCTGCTGTACTACGCCTTCATGGCGACGGTCGGCTCGGTGCTCGGCTGCCTCGCGCTCTATCTGGTCGCGCGCAAGGGAGGCGAAGCGTTCCTCCGCAGACGCTTCAAGGCCACCCACATCGATCGCGGGCTCCGGCTCTATCAGAAGTACGGCCTCCTCGTCGTCATCGTCCCGGCGCTGCTGCCGCCCCCCGCGCCGTTCAAGATCTTCGTGCTGCTCGCCGGCGTCGCCGCCGTCCCGGTGTGGCAGTTCGTGACGGCGGTGTTCATCGCGCGATTCACCCGCTACTTCGGCGAAGGGCTGCTCGCGGTGTGGTACGGGGACAAGGCATCGGCGTTCATCAAGGAGAACACCGCCGCCGCCGGCCTCATCCTCGCCGGCCTCGCGCTCGCCATCGGCCTCGCCTGGACCCTCTGGAAGCGGAGACGGCGAATCCCTCATCCCTGATCGCTCATCCCGAATCCCGAATCCCGAATCCCGAGTCCCGAATCCCGAATCCCGCCTCTCGCGAGGATTCGAAGATGCCGTATAATCAGTTACTTAGCAGCAAATGACGCCCGAGATTTCCGTCGTGGTCCCGATGCGGAACGAGTCGCCCAACGTCGAGCGGCTCTACCGTGAGGTGACGGCGAGCCTGACCGGGTTCGGCCGGCCCTACGAAATCGTCGCGGTGGACGACGGCAGCCGCGACGAGACGTTCGAGCGGCTGGCGCGGCTGCAGGCGGCCGATCCGCGGCTGCGCGTGATCCGGTTCCGGCGCAACTTCGGGCAGACGGCGGCGTTCGCCGCCGGATTCCACCACGCGCGCGGCCGCTACATCGTCACCATGGACGGGGACAACCAGAACGATCCCGCCGACATCCCCGGCAT
This Vicinamibacterales bacterium DNA region includes the following protein-coding sequences:
- a CDS encoding VTT domain-containing protein gives rise to the protein MKSFLAWIQAFALSWGGPGLLLIGFLDSSFLSLPEVNDLLVVYMVTQHKHLLLYYAFMATVGSVLGCLALYLVARKGGEAFLRRRFKATHIDRGLRLYQKYGLLVVIVPALLPPPAPFKIFVLLAGVAAVPVWQFVTAVFIARFTRYFGEGLLAVWYGDKASAFIKENTAAAGLILAGLALAIGLAWTLWKRRRRIPHP
- a CDS encoding ATP-binding protein, with the translated sequence MTVHGGLVRLQIPSLFDMLDLVQVLSDRMGHMAAFDDDSIHWIGVAVRESVINAIKHGNREHPAKHVIIEFAFTPVDDPTELVVSVTDQGEGFEPGAVADPLAPENILKSSGRGIFFMRSFMDDVQLNRAPAGGMEVRMVKKLAASG
- a CDS encoding inositol monophosphatase family protein, with amino-acid sequence MAESIPPVFLATAIQAVIKAGAMQLAGIDDLHVEKKGAIDLVTQVDREVEQMFRALIAERFPDHVVLAEEFELRGDRHTQAEYCWVFDPVDGTTNYAHGLPIFCCACSLERHGQPIVAAIYDPNRRELFTAERGRGAWLNGAPMRVSAAAGTLIDSLLCTGFHYDIHQEGEYVLGLFGDFIKKARAVRRLGSAAIDLAYVAAGRFDGFWEVRLNPWDISAGALLIEEAGGRVSGLAGEPFDSRRGEILASNGRIHDVMLDVIRSRKRTA